A genomic segment from Bradyrhizobium sp. CB1015 encodes:
- a CDS encoding urate hydroxylase PuuD: MWGSIISEWASLLLRWLHVVAAIAWIGSSFYFIALDLSLKPKAGLPDGVQGEAWQVHGGGFYRIMKYLVAPSQMPNELTWFKWEAYTTWLSGFALMVVVYYLEADLFLVDKSILDLTPFRAGLFSFCSLALAWLLYEAACRTGLAQRELPFAIGGYLFLVALTYAFTHVLSGRGAFNQIGAIIGTIMVANVFALIIPNQKKIVASLIAGQAPDPKLGKASKERSVHNNYLTLPVVVLMISNHYPLLYATRFNWIIVAIILALGPVIRHFFNERHAGRKSPWWVWGVAAAGVIAILLLSAAGPREVKTGALSTPVTVANVEEIVMSRCSMCHAAEPVWAGIVTAPKGILLDTPQHIHRNIRLIGRVAAWSNAMPPGNITEMTGEERAVLAAYIEQVR, translated from the coding sequence ATGTGGGGATCCATCATATCGGAATGGGCGAGCCTGCTGCTGCGCTGGCTGCACGTGGTGGCCGCGATCGCCTGGATCGGCAGTTCCTTCTATTTCATCGCCCTCGACCTCAGCCTGAAGCCGAAGGCCGGCCTGCCTGACGGCGTGCAGGGCGAGGCCTGGCAGGTCCATGGCGGCGGCTTCTACAGGATCATGAAATACCTGGTGGCGCCCAGCCAGATGCCGAACGAGCTGACCTGGTTCAAATGGGAAGCCTACACCACCTGGCTGTCCGGCTTCGCGCTGATGGTGGTGGTGTATTATCTCGAGGCCGACCTGTTCCTGGTCGACAAGTCCATCCTCGACCTCACGCCATTCCGGGCCGGACTGTTCAGCTTCTGCAGCCTCGCGCTGGCGTGGCTGCTCTACGAGGCCGCCTGCCGCACCGGGCTCGCCCAGCGCGAGCTGCCCTTCGCCATCGGCGGCTATCTGTTCCTGGTCGCGCTCACTTACGCCTTCACTCATGTGCTGAGCGGACGCGGCGCCTTCAACCAGATCGGCGCGATCATCGGCACCATCATGGTGGCCAATGTCTTCGCGCTGATCATCCCGAACCAGAAGAAGATCGTGGCCAGCCTGATCGCCGGACAGGCGCCCGACCCGAAGCTCGGGAAAGCCAGCAAGGAGCGCTCCGTCCACAACAACTACCTGACGCTTCCCGTGGTCGTGCTGATGATCAGCAACCACTATCCCCTGCTCTATGCCACGCGCTTCAACTGGATCATTGTCGCGATCATCCTGGCGCTGGGGCCGGTGATCCGGCACTTCTTCAACGAGCGCCATGCCGGACGCAAATCGCCGTGGTGGGTATGGGGCGTGGCCGCAGCCGGCGTGATCGCGATCCTCCTCCTCTCCGCCGCCGGCCCGCGCGAGGTGAAGACGGGCGCATTGTCGACGCCGGTCACGGTCGCCAATGTCGAGGAGATCGTGATGTCCCGCTGCAGCATGTGCCATGCAGCCGAGCCGGTCTGGGCCGGCATCGTCACCGCGCCCAAGGGCATTTTGCTCGACACGCCCCAGCACATCCATCGCAACATCCGCCTGATCGGGCGGGTCGCGGCATGGTCGAATGCGATGCCGCCGGGCAACATCACGGAAATGACCGGCGAGGAGCGCGCCGTCCTCGCGGCTTATATCGAGCAGGTGCGCTGA
- a CDS encoding SDR family NAD(P)-dependent oxidoreductase codes for MRLKDKVAIVVGAGQSPGEGMGNGRATALTFARGGAKVLCVDHNLESAQETVMMIAAKGGTAAPFKADVTKAADIKAMVADAQSRWGRIDVLHNNVGVSLAGGDAELLQLTEEAFDRVVAVNLKSCILAAKEVIPIMRAQRSGAIINISSMAAITTYPYVAYKATKSAMIAFTEQLAYQNAEYGIRANVILPGLMNTPMAVDTRAREWHKTRAEVEAERDSKVPLRRKMGTGWDVANAALFLASDEANFITGVTLPVDGGASVRRG; via the coding sequence ATGCGCTTGAAGGACAAGGTCGCGATCGTCGTCGGGGCCGGGCAAAGCCCCGGCGAAGGCATGGGCAACGGCCGCGCGACTGCGCTCACCTTCGCACGCGGGGGCGCCAAGGTCTTGTGCGTCGACCACAATCTGGAATCGGCGCAGGAAACGGTCATGATGATCGCCGCGAAAGGCGGCACGGCGGCACCCTTCAAGGCCGACGTGACCAAAGCTGCGGACATCAAGGCGATGGTTGCGGATGCGCAATCGCGCTGGGGGCGGATCGACGTGCTGCACAACAATGTCGGCGTCAGCCTCGCCGGTGGCGACGCCGAGCTGCTGCAATTGACCGAGGAGGCGTTCGATCGCGTCGTTGCCGTCAATCTGAAGAGCTGCATTCTCGCCGCGAAGGAAGTGATCCCGATCATGCGCGCGCAGAGAAGCGGCGCCATCATCAACATCTCGTCGATGGCGGCCATCACGACCTATCCTTACGTCGCCTACAAGGCGACGAAGTCGGCGATGATCGCCTTCACCGAACAGCTCGCCTACCAGAACGCCGAATATGGCATCCGCGCCAACGTCATCCTGCCCGGCCTGATGAACACGCCGATGGCCGTCGACACCCGCGCCCGCGAATGGCACAAGACCCGCGCCGAGGTCGAAGCCGAACGCGACAGCAAGGTGCCGCTGCGCAGGAAGATGGGCACGGGCTGGGACGTCGCCAACGCCGCGCTGTTCCTGGCGAGCGATGAGGCGAATTTCATCACCGGCGTGACACTGCCGGTGGATGGTGGCGCGAGCGTGAGACGGGGATGA
- a CDS encoding DUF1236 domain-containing protein translates to MIRLLTTTALGVVLASAAFAQSPSTNPPSQQTPQSQSNSTAPSTTSPSSAADKQQTTSQPQQSPTSGTPAQTTQANPPSSGSGTGNTGSTAQSQSGSANSNAAGNQPATQQSANPPPANTNQAQDRSNPPPTNNQAQQAPAASGTNQAQQAPTNQAQGERSGTSSQAAAQADVNISKQQETKISASISHLNVRPLTNVNFSLNVGTVVPRDVQLSTLPPDVVEIVPQYRGYSFALVKDQIVVVDPATYKIVTVLPYSGQSTATTTTTTRERSASKFSDRDREVIRKHAKTRTEGRSEARTTGSTARSEMRIGDRVPETVEVEEFPTTVYRDAPGLREYRYIHRDSRTYVIEPRERRVIEEID, encoded by the coding sequence GACAACCACCGCATTGGGGGTGGTGCTGGCGAGCGCCGCGTTTGCGCAATCGCCCAGCACGAATCCGCCGTCTCAGCAGACGCCGCAGTCCCAGTCGAATTCAACCGCGCCATCCACGACCTCGCCCTCGAGCGCGGCGGACAAGCAGCAGACCACATCGCAACCGCAGCAATCCCCGACGTCGGGAACGCCAGCACAGACCACGCAGGCCAATCCACCATCGTCCGGCTCCGGCACCGGCAATACGGGCTCGACCGCGCAGTCCCAGAGCGGATCGGCAAATTCCAATGCAGCCGGCAACCAGCCTGCAACGCAGCAGAGCGCCAACCCGCCTCCTGCGAATACCAACCAGGCGCAGGATCGGTCCAATCCGCCGCCGACCAACAATCAGGCCCAGCAGGCACCCGCCGCATCCGGAACCAACCAGGCCCAGCAGGCACCAACCAACCAGGCACAGGGTGAGCGTTCCGGCACCAGCTCGCAGGCGGCCGCCCAGGCCGACGTCAATATCAGCAAGCAGCAGGAGACCAAGATCAGCGCGTCGATCTCGCACCTCAACGTGCGGCCGCTGACCAACGTCAATTTCTCGCTGAATGTCGGCACGGTGGTGCCGCGCGACGTGCAGCTCTCGACACTGCCGCCCGACGTGGTCGAGATCGTGCCGCAATATCGCGGCTACAGCTTCGCGCTGGTGAAAGATCAGATCGTCGTGGTCGATCCGGCGACCTACAAGATCGTAACGGTGCTGCCGTATTCGGGCCAGTCCACGGCGACAACGACGACGACCACACGCGAGCGCAGCGCCAGCAAGTTCTCGGACCGCGATCGCGAGGTGATCCGCAAGCATGCGAAGACCCGCACCGAAGGACGTAGCGAGGCGCGGACCACCGGCAGCACGGCACGCAGTGAGATGCGCATCGGTGATCGGGTCCCGGAGACCGTCGAGGTCGAGGAATTCCCGACCACGGTCTACCGCGATGCGCCGGGCTTGCGCGAATATCGCTATATCCATCGCGACAGCAGGACCTACGTCATCGAGCCGCGCGAACGTCGGGTGATCGAGGAGATCGACTAG
- a CDS encoding lytic transglycosylase domain-containing protein: MRFVVAACAAFLLLMCDLDPSATRQASRFDTTVLQNNHASSLVPVVELFVASVQAIELANAHAAYEQVIEPPRAVEPAVQTEPSPTERFCHALRQAAESSGIPVPFFARLIWQESRFKSNEVSHAGAQGVAQFMPETAAEVGLDDPFDPMKALPASAKFLRKLRDDFGNLGLAAAAYNAGPGRIQKWLARESELPRETRDYVRIITGTKAEDWIERSEALAIRIDLPREAPCEGIGSLSKAKDVAWVPVNLTPSVAGIIRKAEQLAARLTTNRARKRFAILLRKNATGPGKARSMIAARAAGKSAKARSVRIASRERTSG, from the coding sequence ATGCGATTTGTCGTCGCGGCCTGCGCCGCGTTTCTGCTTCTGATGTGCGACCTCGATCCGTCGGCAACCCGGCAAGCATCACGTTTCGACACCACTGTTCTTCAGAACAATCATGCCTCGTCACTTGTTCCGGTGGTCGAACTCTTCGTCGCCAGCGTGCAGGCGATCGAGCTTGCCAACGCGCACGCGGCTTATGAGCAGGTGATCGAGCCACCGCGCGCGGTCGAGCCGGCGGTGCAGACGGAGCCGTCGCCGACCGAACGATTTTGTCACGCGCTGCGCCAGGCCGCCGAATCCAGCGGCATTCCGGTGCCGTTCTTCGCGCGCCTGATCTGGCAGGAGAGCCGCTTCAAGTCCAACGAGGTCAGCCATGCCGGCGCGCAGGGCGTCGCGCAGTTCATGCCGGAAACGGCCGCCGAGGTCGGGCTCGACGATCCCTTCGATCCGATGAAGGCGCTGCCGGCGTCGGCAAAATTCCTGCGCAAGCTGCGCGACGATTTCGGCAATCTCGGCCTTGCTGCCGCCGCCTACAATGCCGGTCCCGGCCGCATCCAGAAATGGCTCGCCAGGGAGAGCGAGCTGCCGCGCGAAACCCGCGACTATGTCCGGATCATCACCGGCACAAAGGCCGAAGACTGGATCGAACGGTCGGAGGCGCTCGCGATCAGGATCGACCTGCCGCGCGAAGCACCATGCGAAGGCATCGGCAGTCTTTCCAAGGCCAAGGACGTCGCCTGGGTACCGGTGAACCTGACGCCTTCGGTTGCGGGCATCATTCGCAAGGCCGAGCAACTCGCGGCGCGGCTGACGACGAACCGCGCGCGCAAGCGATTTGCAATCCTGCTGCGGAAGAATGCCACGGGCCCCGGCAAGGCACGCAGCATGATCGCGGCACGCGCGGCCGGAAAGAGCGCGAAGGCGCGCTCCGTTCGCATCGCATCGCGCGAACGGACGTCAGGCTAA
- a CDS encoding L,D-transpeptidase family protein, whose amino-acid sequence MTIRWMLGALISLWLVGPAFAGNLDPAAVNEAARPAKPPATDKLNAAVVKLQVLLDRAQFSPGEIDGKFGENAQKALKAFAEQNGIASDKVLAPELWDKLTAASEGPVLVDYKITDADVKGPFLEKLPSKLDAMKSLKALSYTSPLEGLAEKFHMSTDLLRALNPSKAFDKAGETVVVTNVPARRELPRIARLEVDKTHGTLKAFDASGALLAFYPASVGSPDRPTPTGTLKVTGTNEQPTYHYNPEYKFKSVKSTRPFDIQPGPNNPVGAYWISLSAQGYGIHGTAEPDKVSKSASHGCVRLTNWDARVLGENVKRGTLVVFVDAPTESSSRRQGTPAAKRAAN is encoded by the coding sequence ATGACGATACGATGGATGCTTGGCGCGTTGATTTCGCTGTGGCTCGTCGGCCCGGCTTTCGCAGGCAATCTCGATCCGGCTGCGGTGAACGAGGCTGCGCGTCCTGCGAAGCCGCCGGCCACTGACAAGCTGAATGCAGCCGTGGTGAAACTTCAGGTGCTGCTCGATCGCGCCCAATTCTCGCCCGGCGAGATCGACGGAAAGTTCGGCGAGAACGCGCAGAAGGCGCTCAAGGCGTTCGCGGAGCAGAACGGCATCGCATCCGACAAGGTTCTGGCGCCGGAGCTCTGGGACAAGCTGACCGCAGCGAGCGAGGGCCCCGTTCTCGTCGACTACAAGATCACGGACGCGGATGTGAAAGGGCCTTTCCTGGAGAAGTTGCCGAGCAAGCTCGACGCCATGAAATCGCTGAAGGCGCTGAGCTACACCAGCCCTCTCGAAGGACTTGCCGAGAAATTCCACATGAGCACGGATCTGCTCAGGGCGCTCAATCCGAGCAAGGCGTTCGACAAGGCCGGAGAGACGGTCGTCGTTACCAACGTTCCGGCACGGCGCGAGCTGCCGCGCATCGCCCGGCTCGAGGTCGACAAGACGCACGGGACCTTGAAAGCATTCGACGCCAGTGGCGCTCTGCTGGCGTTCTATCCGGCGTCGGTCGGCAGTCCGGATCGCCCGACGCCGACCGGGACGCTGAAGGTCACCGGCACGAACGAGCAGCCGACCTACCATTACAATCCCGAGTACAAGTTCAAGAGCGTCAAATCCACCAGGCCGTTCGACATCCAGCCGGGGCCCAACAATCCCGTGGGAGCGTACTGGATCAGCCTGTCGGCGCAGGGCTACGGCATTCACGGCACGGCAGAGCCCGACAAGGTCAGCAAGTCGGCGTCGCATGGCTGCGTCCGTCTCACCAATTGGGACGCGCGTGTGCTCGGCGAGAACGTGAAGCGCGGCACACTGGTCGTCTTCGTTGATGCGCCGACGGAATCCTCCTCGCGGCGCCAGGGCACGCCTGCTGCGAAGCGCGCGGCGAACTAG
- a CDS encoding VOC family protein, whose amino-acid sequence MALKNVIGIDHAVVMVKDLDKAADNYRQLGFTVSPRGTHSAHMGTGNYTIMFDPDYMELLGVLVATEHNAPARAFVERHGEGIERIAFTAVDSAAGAEEIRARGLEPIGPTDFERPVTLPDGTISAAKFRTFMWPTAEAPGGVRIFACQHKTRGTVWIPELMRHANAARRIKQTLIATPEPAQDAAHLARLIDREPQAEADGAVTVPSGGDRADFVYLTLDQLAKRYPGVPLTGLSERGGAALVLVSGDLAATEKALGSAAVRSGAAICVPPAKANGTLLAFVAG is encoded by the coding sequence GTGGCCCTCAAGAACGTCATCGGTATCGACCACGCCGTCGTCATGGTGAAGGACCTCGACAAGGCCGCCGACAACTACAGGCAACTCGGCTTCACGGTCTCGCCGCGCGGCACCCACAGCGCGCATATGGGTACCGGCAACTACACCATCATGTTCGACCCCGATTACATGGAGCTGCTGGGCGTCCTCGTGGCGACCGAGCACAACGCACCGGCCCGCGCCTTCGTCGAGCGCCATGGCGAGGGCATCGAGCGCATCGCTTTCACCGCAGTCGATAGCGCCGCCGGCGCCGAGGAGATCCGTGCACGGGGACTTGAGCCGATCGGCCCGACTGATTTTGAACGCCCCGTCACGCTGCCTGATGGTACGATCTCGGCAGCGAAATTCCGCACCTTCATGTGGCCGACGGCGGAAGCGCCGGGCGGCGTGCGCATTTTCGCCTGCCAGCACAAGACCCGCGGGACCGTGTGGATTCCGGAATTGATGAGGCACGCCAACGCAGCTAGGCGGATCAAGCAGACGCTGATCGCAACGCCGGAGCCGGCGCAGGACGCCGCGCACCTCGCGCGCCTGATCGATCGCGAGCCGCAGGCTGAGGCCGATGGCGCCGTGACTGTACCTTCCGGCGGCGATCGCGCCGACTTCGTCTATCTGACGCTGGACCAGCTCGCCAAGCGCTATCCCGGCGTGCCGCTGACCGGCCTCTCCGAGCGCGGCGGCGCCGCGCTGGTGCTCGTCAGCGGCGATCTCGCGGCCACCGAGAAGGCGCTGGGATCGGCTGCCGTACGGAGCGGAGCTGCGATCTGCGTGCCGCCGGCCAAGGCCAACGGCACCCTGCTCGCCTTCGTTGCCGGCTGA
- a CDS encoding PQQ-dependent sugar dehydrogenase produces the protein MLAALLVAAAAGAHAEPVLQGKDAYGDWRADKPGKVRLIRPQDLVRPGATRSVASSSRVVPRPPEAELQVPAGFKIELFAEGLRAPRIIRVAPNGDVFVAETRAGTVRVLRAGEGGKVATNEVFASGLRQPFGIAFFPNGDNPQWVYIANTDSVVRFPYQAGDLKARGKAETIVASLPHDGGHSTRDIVFTPDNKRMLVSVGSLSNVAEGMGTPPGGLEAWSKTQPLGATWASETERAAVLAFNPDGKERKIYATGIRNCVGLAIQPQTGLPWCSTNERDGLGDDLVPDYVTTVKEGAFYGWPWFYIGNNEDPRHAGARPDLKEKVTVPDVLIQPHSASLGMTFYQGTQFPPEYQGDAFAAEHGSWNRSKRTGYKVIRIRMKDGKSTGEYEDFVTGFVVNDTEVWGRPVGVAVAKDGSLLVSEDGNGTIWRVTSMRQ, from the coding sequence ATGCTCGCAGCGTTGCTGGTGGCGGCTGCGGCCGGCGCACACGCCGAACCGGTGTTGCAGGGCAAGGACGCCTATGGTGATTGGCGCGCCGACAAGCCCGGCAAGGTCAGGCTGATCCGCCCGCAGGATCTGGTCAGGCCCGGCGCCACGCGATCGGTTGCGAGCTCGTCGCGCGTGGTGCCGCGTCCGCCGGAGGCCGAGCTGCAGGTGCCGGCGGGCTTCAAGATCGAGCTGTTCGCCGAAGGCCTGCGCGCGCCGCGCATCATCCGCGTGGCGCCGAATGGCGATGTGTTCGTCGCGGAAACGCGGGCGGGCACCGTCCGCGTGTTGCGCGCGGGCGAAGGCGGCAAGGTCGCGACCAACGAGGTGTTCGCCAGCGGCCTGCGGCAGCCATTCGGCATCGCCTTCTTTCCAAATGGCGACAATCCGCAATGGGTCTACATCGCCAACACCGACAGCGTCGTCCGCTTTCCCTACCAGGCCGGCGATCTCAAGGCGCGCGGCAAGGCGGAGACGATTGTCGCGAGCCTGCCGCATGACGGCGGGCATTCCACCCGCGACATCGTGTTCACGCCGGACAACAAGCGGATGCTCGTCTCCGTCGGCTCCCTCAGCAATGTAGCCGAGGGCATGGGCACACCGCCGGGCGGGTTGGAGGCCTGGTCGAAGACGCAGCCGCTCGGCGCCACATGGGCCAGCGAGACCGAGCGCGCCGCGGTGCTGGCCTTCAATCCCGACGGCAAGGAGCGAAAGATCTATGCCACCGGTATCCGCAACTGCGTCGGCCTCGCGATCCAGCCGCAGACCGGGCTGCCCTGGTGCTCGACCAACGAGCGCGACGGCCTCGGCGACGATCTCGTGCCCGATTACGTCACCACCGTGAAGGAGGGCGCGTTCTACGGCTGGCCGTGGTTCTATATCGGCAACAATGAAGACCCGCGCCATGCCGGGGCGCGTCCGGACCTCAAGGAGAAGGTTACCGTGCCCGACGTGCTGATCCAGCCGCACTCGGCCTCGCTCGGCATGACGTTCTACCAGGGCACGCAGTTTCCGCCCGAATACCAGGGCGACGCCTTCGCCGCCGAGCACGGCTCCTGGAACAGGTCGAAGCGCACCGGCTACAAGGTGATCCGCATCCGCATGAAGGACGGCAAGTCGACCGGCGAGTACGAGGATTTCGTCACGGGGTTCGTCGTGAACGACACGGAGGTGTGGGGGAGGCCGGTGGGCGTCGCCGTGGCGAAGGATGGGTCGCTGCTGGTTTCGGAAGATGGCAACGGCACGATCTGGCGGGTGACAAGCATGCGGCAGTGA